In Streptomyces sp. NBC_01426, one genomic interval encodes:
- a CDS encoding dienelactone hydrolase family protein, whose translation MNIMLFHSTYGLRPAVHAAADRLRAAGHEVHVPDLFEGRTFGTVEEGMAHRDEIGRDELLKRAILAAAPYSDRGLVYAGFSFGASVAQHLALHDEKARGLLLLHGTSDLEDDVSADDLPVQLHVADPDPFEPHDWLTAWYLGMRRAGADVEVHGYPGAGHLFTDPDLDDYDAEAAEQTWKVALSFLDGL comes from the coding sequence ATGAACATCATGCTCTTCCATTCGACGTACGGGCTGCGGCCCGCAGTGCACGCGGCGGCCGACCGGCTGCGCGCGGCGGGGCACGAGGTCCACGTGCCCGACCTGTTCGAGGGGCGCACGTTCGGGACCGTCGAGGAGGGCATGGCCCACCGGGACGAGATCGGCCGTGACGAACTGCTCAAGCGCGCGATCCTGGCCGCCGCCCCCTACTCGGACCGGGGTCTGGTCTACGCGGGCTTCTCCTTCGGCGCCTCCGTGGCGCAGCACCTGGCGCTGCACGACGAGAAGGCCCGCGGGCTGCTGCTCCTGCACGGTACGTCCGACCTGGAGGACGACGTCTCGGCGGACGACCTGCCGGTGCAGCTGCACGTGGCGGACCCGGACCCCTTCGAACCGCACGATTGGCTGACCGCCTGGTACCTGGGGATGCGCCGGGCCGGGGCGGACGTGGAGGTCCACGGCTACCCGGGCGCCGGGCACCTGTTCACCGATCCCGATCTCGACGACTACGACGCGGAGGCCGCCGAGCAGACTTGGAAGGTCGCGCTGTCCTTCCTCGACGGGCTGTAG